Genomic window (Dyadobacter fanqingshengii):
CCACTCCGGCGGCGGCTCCAAGAATAAATGTGGCAAGGTGTTTTGCGTTAATGCTCATGATTTCCAGTTACTTAGTTTGAGATTAAATTTAAAGAAACTTATGTTTTGATACAAAAGGAATGCTTTAAGTTACTAAACTATTTGCTAGAAAAAACTATGCCGATCTGCTTGCTTAAAAACTTATTTGATTTCAAAAGCCGCCTGCATCCGGTAACTGATCTTGATTTTTTGATAGGAAATATCACTTTCAGCAACAGCGTCCGCAGACTCTGCCTGGGCCATTGTTCTCATATTCGCCTTAGCAAACATTGGTTGCGGGAAATAAAGGTTTTCATCCAATTCCTTAATCTCTAAAACCTTCCCAAGCTTTTGGTCCAGTGAAGCCACCAGGTAATCCGCTTTCACCTTCGCTGCCTTCAAAGCATCAATCTTCACCTGCTTCTTGAACTCCTCTCTTTTTGAATGGTCGACACGCGCTACATTGGCATACTGAACGCCACGGCTTTCCACTTTTGAAAGAATGCCGTCCAGTTTATCAGGGCTGCTCACTTTCAGCTCATATTGTTTGCTTTCAAGAAATGTGGCAGGCTTTTTCTTTTTGTCTGTATATTCCTGATAACCTCCCAAGCCGCTGACGGACAATGCTTCTTTTGGCAAACCGGCATCCGTTAATGCTTTGACTAACTGCTTTTCAAGGGTGCTGATGACCACCTTGTTCTTTTGATTTTTCTCGTCTTCAAAATATTCCCTTAGCGAAACATTGAAATAAATTTCATCGGGAACGACCTCCATTTCTGCAAAACCAGCAACTTCAATGCGGGGAGAAGGAATTTGCTGCTCGTATTTGACTTGTGAAAAAGCAGGGAACAAAGCGCAAGCGGCAAGTAATGAACTCAAAATAATTTTTTTCATGGCCTTCAAAAAATGATTGTTAATGTAAATACAGATGCGGGCAGCGATCAGAACGTTGTAATGGGCTCAAAGTAATTGCTGCCAACATGGTTTAGATATTAGCACCGACCAAAGGTTTAA
Coding sequences:
- a CDS encoding SIMPL domain-containing protein, yielding MKKIILSSLLAACALFPAFSQVKYEQQIPSPRIEVAGFAEMEVVPDEIYFNVSLREYFEDEKNQKNKVVISTLEKQLVKALTDAGLPKEALSVSGLGGYQEYTDKKKKPATFLESKQYELKVSSPDKLDGILSKVESRGVQYANVARVDHSKREEFKKQVKIDALKAAKVKADYLVASLDQKLGKVLEIKELDENLYFPQPMFAKANMRTMAQAESADAVAESDISYQKIKISYRMQAAFEIK